The genomic interval ATCTCCTCGTGCGTCGCTTCCCGCACGCGCAGGGCGCACTTCGCGTCCAGATTCTCCGCGAGGGACTGGGTGAAGAGGGGCGGCATATGCTGAACGATGAGTACGGGAACGCCCAGGGTCGGCGGCAGCGCCGGCAGCAGCGTGGCCAGGGTATTGGGCCCACCCGTGGAAACGCCGATTAGCACTGCTTCCGGTTTCTGGGTCACGGGAACACCTCGGGCCGGAACTGCGGTCACGGGGGCGGCGATGGCGGGCGCGGGCGGAGACGGCGGTGTTGTCGTGGTGTTGCCGCGCAGGATCCCGCGCACGCCCAGGCGGAGCGAAAGGGCCTTGACCCGGGGAGTGAGTTCCTGGCGCAGCGATTCTCGACTCTTCTCCGCGCCCGCCTCGTCGGGCTTGGTGATAAAGTCGAACGCGCCGCGTTGCAGCGCCTGAAGCGTCAAGCGACCGCCGTGGAGCGTAAGCGCGCTCACCACGATCACGGCGGGCGCGCCCGGCACGCCTTTCAAGGCATCCAGCACGGCCAGCCCGTCCATTTCGGGCATCTCCATGTCCAGCGTCAGCAAATCGGGCTTCAGCTCCTGTACCTTCTGGAGGGCGATTTTTCCGTTCTGGGCGAGCCCCACCACCTCCACGCCAGGCAGGGAACCCAGCACCTGCTCCATTACGCGTCTAAAAAGTATGGCGTCATCCGCAACTACAACTCTCAATTCAATCCACTCCCGCAGTATCAACGGCGCCCGGCCCGCCGGACCCCCGCATCGATCACAACTTCAAACTGGCGTGGCGCATCACGCGCCGCTCCCCCTCACACGGGCGACTCCTCCCAGCGGAACAAGGTCGCGGGATCCAGCACCGCAGTGAGACGGTCGTTCTCCCGCCACACACCGAGTAAGCGACCGCGCAACACGGGATCGAGGCTGGCCGGCGGCGCGCTCAGGCCCTGCTCCTCAATAGAGAGCGCATCGGTAACCGCCTCCACCAGAAAACCAAAGGACTCTCCCTGATTCTCCATGATCAAGAGGCGGCTGTCCGGCCCGATGGCCACGCTGCCCAGCCCGAGGTGGGCCGCCATGTCGATCACCGTCACGATCCGGCCGCGCAGATTGCGGATTCCCACCACATCGCGCGGCGCGCCGTGGACGTGGGTGAGCTCCCCCACCTTCACCACTTCGAGCACCAGCCGCGCATCCACGCCAAAAGACGCATCGCTCACCGAAAAACCGGTGATCAACATGCCATCCCCATTTTCGCCATCGTATTCCATGGTTTGCCTTTTCCTTTCTCCAGGCGACTTACAGGCCCCGTGCGGGACCCAATCGCCGATCTTATACCTTGAACTGGCCCGCGAGTGCGCGGAGTTCGGCGGCCACTTCGGAAAGTCCGGAGGCGCTCGCCTGGACCTGCTCGCCACCCGCCCGTATCTCCACCGCCACCTGACTCACGCCGGCAATGTCTTCCGCCATGAGCCGCGACACGGACGCCGTCTGGCCCACGCGTTCGTTGGCCTCCTGTACACCGGCCGAGGCCTGCGAAATGTTTCCCGCCACATCCTTCGTCACGACGGCCTGCTCTTCTATCGCCGCCGCAATTCCATTAACCAGATTGCCCACTTCGGCGATGACCGCCGTGATTCGCTCGATGTCGGCAATGGCCGTGCCCGACGCACCCTGGACACCGTCTATTTTGCCTTTGATGTCTTCCGTCGCCTGCGAGGTCTGCCGGGCAAGCTCTTTGATCTCGTTGGCCACGACGGCAAAGCCCTTGCCCGCCGCGCCCGCGCGCGCGGCCTCGATGGTCGCGTTGAGGGCCAGGAGATTGGTCTGGGAGGAAATCTCCGTGATCGTCTCCGTGACTTTGCCTATTTCCTGGGCGGCACGCCCGAGTTCCTGCATCATCCGGGAGACCGTGGCCGCCTGCTGGGCCGCGTCGAGACTGATTGATCGGGCGCGCTCCGCGTTGGATGCGATCTCGCCGACCGTGGCGCTCATCTGCTCCGTGGCCCCGGCCACCGACGTCAGATTGGTCGCGGCCTCCTCCATGCTCGCCGCCACCGAGAGGGTATTGGCGCTGGCCTCCTCGGCCGCCGCCGCCACCGTCGCCGTCCGATCGGAAAGGAGACGCACACTGTGCGATGTTTGCTCGCTGACCACGGACAATTCCGAGGCCGACGATGCGACGGCGTGGGTCATGGACGCCATCTTCCCGACGATACCCTGAAGCTTTTCGACGAAGCTGTCGAAGTGAGAGGCCAGCTCACCGATCTCGTCGCGGCTCGAAAGATTGAGCCGCCTCGTCAGATCCCCCTCACCCTGAGCAATGTCCTTCAGCAATTCGGCCACATTGCGAATCGGTCGCGTGATGCCCCGGCTGATCACGACGGCCAGTCCGATGGCCGCGGAAACGCCAATCAATAGAATTACGAGGGCGAAGAGGCCGCTGGAGCGCAGCGACGCGATGCGGATCTCGAGGAGCCTGTCCAGTTCCGCGACGGCCACGTCCCAACCGCGAAAATTCTGCTCGAGCGCCTTCTCGCAAAGCTCCGAGAAGACTTCGGCACTCGTATCCCCTCGGCCGTCGGCGCGGGCCTCCAGGGCCTCCGCCAGGGCCAGGGCGGGATCCACAGCGCCTGAAAGTGCCGTGGGCAGGTTCGTGGCCAGGGTCTCGCTCACCCCATTCGCGCCGGCATCCTCATTCAGCGCCGTGTCCATGTCGGCCAGAATCCGGGCGATATCCGCTTCGCGCAGCATGGCCGCCTGGACGGCGAGGGCAATCCGCTGTTCCTGGGTGAGCTCCACGGCCTCAAAGAGCGCGCGCATGTCCACTCCGATCCGCGCGATGCGCTCCTGCATCTGGGGCATGGCGATGAGGGTAACGTCCATCAGATAGTAACTGTCGAGATCCGGATCCAGAATGAGATTGGAGGTATCGCCCGCGTGGGTGATCATCGTCCGCAGATCGGCAACGAGCCCGGCGAGTTGTTCCGGGGTCATGCCGTCGCCCGCCCCTTTGATCTGGTCCCATTTTGCGGCGACCGCCGCCGCGCTCGCGTGCTGGCGCTTGCGCTGGGCCAGCCCCTCGGGCGTGAAATCGAGCGCCTCGCCCAACTCGCCATCCACGGCGATCAGGTTGGTAAAGGCACCGTCGATGTCGCCCGCAATCCTTGCGGATTTTTCTCCATGTACTCGGGCCAGGCTGAGTTTGAGCACGGGCTCGAGCACGCCCTCAAGCGCCCGTTGATAGGCGTTCCCCAGCAGTTCCTGGCGCGCGAAGGCTATGTCCTTGTTGATGCCCGTAACCATGAAGTAGAGCAACGCGATGATCAACGGAAAGGTTGCAACGGCGATCATCAGTAAACTTCGGTACGCGAGCTTCATTGAGTTTTTTCCTTCCATTTAGACACTTAAGTACGTTTCAGCGACACAGTCCCGACGATCTCCTCCACACGCGGTGTGGTGTACAGGGTTCGCGCCATGGCTGCCACATGGCGAAAACCTACCCCTCCGGAGCCGCCGGGACGGCCGCCTCCCAGCAGACCGACCCGGCGTTCACCGAATTCAACTTCAGACTTTGAACTGGCCCACGAGGGCATTCAACTGGGCCGCCGCTTCGGAAAGACCCGCCGCGCTGGACTGGACCTGCTCCCCGCCCGCGCGAATTTCCGCAGCGGCGCCGCTGACGCCTGCGATATCCTCCGCAATCATCTTGGACACCGAGGCGGTCTGACCCACCCGCTCGTTGGCCTCCTGTACGCCCGCGGAGGCCTGGGCGATGTTGCCCGCCACGTCTTTCGTGACCACGGCCTGCTCTTCAATCGCCGCCGCGATGCCGGACACCAGGTGGCCAACCTCGCCGATGACGCCCGTGATCTTCTCGATATCCGAGATTGCGCTGCCCGACGAACCCTGGACGCCCGCAATCTTCGCCTTGATGTCCTCCGTCGCCAGCGCCGTCTGGCGGGCCAGATCCTTGATCTCGTTGGCCACCACGGCAAAGCCCTTGCCCGCGGCACCGGCACGGGCCGCCTCGATCGTGGCATTTAGCGCAAGGAGATTGGTCTGGGACGAGATATCCGTAATCGTCTCAGTGACCTTGCCGATCTCCTGGGCGGCCAGGCCAAGTTCCTGCATCATGGCGGAAACGGAGGCCGCCTGCTGACCCGCCTCGTTGCTGATCATGCGCGCGCGCTCGGAATTGGACGCGATCTCGCCGATGGTCGCGCTCATCTCTTCGGTCGCGCTGGCCACGGAACTCAGGTTGATGGAAGCCTCTTCCATGCTCGCCGCCACCGAAAGGGTGTTGGCGCTCGCCTCTTCCGCGGCGGCCGCCACGGTGGAGGTCTTGTTGGAAAGCACCTGCACATTGCCGGCGGTCTGTTCGCTCACCGCCGACAACTGGGTGGCGGAGGCCGCGACTGCGTACGCGTTGTTCGCCATCTGTCCGACGATGCCCTGAAGCTTTTCAACGAAGTTGTTGAAATACTTCGCCATCTCACCGATCTCGTCGTTGTTCGGCGTGATGAGGCGCTTCGTCAAGTCGCCTTCGCCTTCGGAAATATCCTTCAGCATGACGGCGGCGTTCGTGATCGGCAACGTCACCGAGCGGCTGACGACCAGGCCCAGCACGATCGCTATCAGCACGCCGAGAACCAGGGCCGTGAGGCTGACCATTTCGAGGATCTCGGCTCGATTTCGAGCGCCATCCGCCTGTGCATCGGCGACTTCGAAATTGATTCTCAACAACTCGTCCATACCCGTTTCCACGGCGGGCGAAACGCTGTCCACCACCTCCATCGCCGCCGCCATATCGGCAAGCAAAACGTTGGCCTCGTCCACCTTGGCGATGATCCCGTCGAATTTTGCAAGGGTCTCGCCGATGGAGGTGCGCAGGTCTCCCTGAAGCAGGGAGCGGGCGCCCTCGGCATCACCCTGGGTCGCCAAAGCCTTCACCTGGCGGACAAGTTCATGGGTCTTGTCGTGGCTGGGCTTGATGGATTCCACGAGCGCCGCGAGATCGGCATTCGTGGTGCTGAACTCGGGCAGCCATTTTCCCAGGCCGCACACCGTGGGGTCGTCGCCCCCTTCCATCGTGGCGCTGCCGTCGATCAATTCGAGCAGGTCCATCTGCAATTTGAAATGGGCGCCCCGGAACTTCTCCAGATCGCGCTGCACCAGGGCGGGATTCATGACATCAAAGGCGGCAAATTTCCGCTCCGCCGCGATATAGTCCGTATGCGCCTTCCACCACGAATCCCAGGCGGGGACAAACTTTTTCCACTCCGCAGCCTCCTCAACCGTTTGGGGGAGGGGCTCGTATAGCGTTCGCCCGGCGGAAATCCTGGTTTCCGCCTCTTTCATCGCCGCGTGAAACTCTTCACGACCGGCCGGATCGGTAAGGCTGTTGCCCAGAGCCTCTTTGACGATATCGATGGTAAGGCGCCCGCGCTCCATCTCCGCCAGGCCCGTGATACTGGGCAGCCGTACGTCGGCGATTTCCGTAAGCACGCTCCGATTTTCCCACCCCTCATACCACGCGATTCCGCCCAGTACGAGACTGACCAGTACCAAGATGCCGAAGGACCCCAATAGTTTCTTTTTGATTGTCAGGTTTTTAAGGTTCAGCATGGCCGCTCCTCCTCTCAAGTTATAAGCATCACACGTCACTCGGCACCCGCACATCACTCGGGCGCGCCGGAGCGCTCGTGCCTATTTCGTTTTCAGTTTTCGTTGCTGGGTCATAAAGTGGTGGACGCGCGAAAGGAGCGTCTCCCGATCGAGCTTCACCTGATATTCCGTGATGCCCGCTGCGATGCCCCGGGCGGCGTCCTCTTCGCCCGCGAGCGAGGACACGGCGATTATGGGCAGACCCGCGGTGCGGGCATCGCTCCGAATACGCGTGGCGAGTCCCAGCCCGGTCAGGCGCGGCATTTCAATATCGGAAACAACCAGGGTGACACTGTCCAGATTCTCCATCAGGAGTTCCCAGGCGGCCTCGCCGTCGGGCGCATCGAGCACGGTGAGTCCGTCCTCCTCCAGATAGCGCTTCACCTGCGCCCGGAAGAAGTCGGAATCTTCCGCCAGCAGAATGGTCTCCCCCCGTTCCACAGCCGCCGCGACGGATTTCGCACGGGTCGACCGGGACTGATCGCCCCATTCGGGGTGGAGCACGTCGATCAGTTCGTGGAGATCGGCCACGAAGGTGGTTTTGCCGTTGATGATGGCCGAGCCCGCGATGCCGGTCTGGCGGTGCGTGCTCTGGTCAATGTTTACGCGGGTCTCGATCACATCCACCGGCATGGTGCCCATCAGGCCAATCTCGCGGCCGTGGACACTCGAAACGAAGACGACCGGGTCGGCCATTTCGTCCAGTGAGGTGAAACTCGCGGCGTCGGAGAGGCTGACCAGAGGAAGCGATCCGCCGCGGTACTGCATGGTGCGGTGGCGTCCCAGACGTTCGATCTGGTCGTGCTGTATGCGCTCGATGCGCTGGACCACATCCAGGGGCAGGGCGCAGGACTCGCTGGGGCCGTTCTGGAAAAGCAGGAACGAATGTACGTCCTGCATACGCTGTGATTCCGCCTCGGCCTGAAGCTCCGTGGCCCGGGCCGTGCCCGACACCGAGGCCAGATCGGCCTTGGCCGCTATTCCCGATGCGTCGAGGATGAGCGCAACGGCGCCGTCGCCCAGAATGGTGGCCCCGGAATATTCCCGGAGCGCCTTGAAGCGCCGTCCCAGGGGCTTAACCACCACTTCTTCCGTGGCGTGGAAGGAACCCACCACCAGACCGAAGGTCAGGGTGCCGGTATTGAGCACGGCAATTTCCAGGGCCGAAGCGCGGGAGCGGCGCCGGCCCTTTTCACTTCGGGGGCGCAGGCTCTCAGGAGTCTCCGAGGTCTCGGGCCTGTCGTCGCGCTCGCCGTAGATGGGCGATCGACGATCCGCCAGACGCGAGCGGCGGTCAAATTCCGCCCGTTCGGTGACTGGATCCACATAGGTGGGCACCGTGCCGATGACTTCGGAAAGGCGCGCCAGGGGGATCATGCGTTCGCGCAGGAGGAGCACTTCGGCATCGCCCACGATCTCGATGCGCTCCTGTACTTCCTCCGCACGGAGGCGCAAGAGTTCCTCGATATTCGCCTGGGGAATGGCGAAGCGCTCTTCATCCAGGGAAACCAGCAGGGACGGAATGATGGCCAGGGTCAGCGGCAGCTTGATGCGGAACGTGGATCCCTTGCCGGGGACGGAGTCGATCTCCACCTGCCCGCCGAGGCGATCCAGATTGGTTTTTACCACGTCCATGCCCACGCCGCGGCCCGACACATCGGAAATGACCTGGGCGGTGGAAAGGCCGGGAAGGAAGATGAGGGCCTGCTTGTCCTGGGAAGACATACCCTGAACTTTCTCGGCCGAGATAAGCCCCTTGCGCATGGCGGATTCCGCTATCGCATCCGGGTGAAGACCTTTGCCGTCGTCGGATATCTCCACCACCACCTGTCCGGCCTCGTGGCGCGCGTCGATGCGAACGGTGCCCGCGGCTTTCTTGCCGGCGGCCGCGCGCTCCGCGGCCCCTTCAATCCCGTGGTCCACCGCGTTGCGCACCATATGCGTGAGGGGATCGGAGAGCCCCTCCAGCATGGTCTTGTCGAGGGCCACGTCTTTCCCCAGGATTTCCAGATCGATCTCCTTCCCCAATGAGCGGGAGAGATCCCGGACGACCCGTGGAAACTTTGAAAAGACATTGCCGATCGGCTGGAGCCGGGTCTGCATGATCACGTCCTGCAGTTCCGAGGTCACCTGATTAATCCGCTGGTCCGCGGACGAAAGCATTTGCTGATCGTTGTTGGAGACCGCCGCGCGGAGCTGGTTGCGGCTGAGCACCAGTTCGCCCGCCAGGTTCATCAGCGCCTCAAGCAGGGTGACGTTGATGCGAAGGGTCTCGTCGGAGGCTCCACTCTGCGCGGAGGCCGCTTCGGCACCGCGCGGGGCGGGTGCGGCGGGTGCGGCGGCGACGACCGGGGCGGGTGGAGCGGGAACAGCGACCACCGGGGCGGCCTCGGGCTCGGGGGCCGCGTGAACGATGGGCGCGGGGGCGGCCACCGCCGGCGCGATGGGCGCGCGGGGATCGAGGAGCAGATGGATGCGCGACTCTTCGATGGTGTCAAAGAGACCGCCGGCCATATCGGGCTCAAGCACGGTGGCGACCACGAGGCGAAGGGGGACGCGATTGCCCACGACCCCGTCCAGATTACCCACGGCATCGAAATCCACGGCGCAGTCCAGCACGTCGCCCACGACGGTCAGCGTGTTGAAGACAGACAGGACCGTTTGCCCTTTTTCTTCAATATCGTGGATCAGGTCACAATCCACCCAGTAAATGTAGAGACCCGCCGCACGGGCGCGATCCACGTCGATTTGCGGCAGCGTAATTTTGCCGCTGGCGCAGGGCGCGGGCAGATCGACAAAGCTCGTGAGCGAAGCCTTCTGGTCCGGCGGGAGATAGGACGAGGCCAGCCCGGTCAGGGCCACCAGCAGGTCGCCGATATCGGCCTGGTCGCTGGTTTCGGTGCTGTTGATGAGCTCCCGGAGCTTGTCGAAGGCCGCGAGGAGGATGTTGGTCACCTCGGAGTTCGGCGCCATCTTTCGCGACCGGATCATATCCAGCACGGTTTCCGCCTTGTGCGAAAGCTCCTTCACGTTGTTCAGCCCGAAGAAACCACTCCCCCCTTTGATGGAGTGGGCCGCGCGGAAGACCTTGTTGACGAGGGGTTCGTCAATATCGGCCCCGCCTTCTTCCAGCGCCAACAGATCCGTCTCGATGGTCACCAGATGCTCGCGGCATTCATTGATGAATTCCTTCAGCAGATCGTCATCCATTCTTCGTCTCCCCGGCCGCCGTAACCCGCAGGCGATCCACCAGGCGCATGCTGCGCAGCAGGCCGTAAATATCCGGTCCGGCGTTGACTATCTGGAGCGTGCCCTGAACCGCACCGAGACTGTTGTGCGTCGCGATAAGCAATCCGATGCCCGTGGAATCAATGTGGGTGGTGGCGGCCATGTCCACCACGAATTCCGACGCCCCGGCGGCAACTTCGCCTTTGATCGCCGCTTGCAACTCCGGCACCTCCGTTGCGGTCAGTTTCCCATCCAGGACGACGCGCGCCCTGGGGCCCTCTCGAAGTATTTCGCACACGCTCATAGTCCCTCGCTTTCCTTTTTCGTAGTCTTGCTTATCCAAAGCGTAACCTGGTTCCCCGCGTTGTTGAACCGAACCCGGTGGGCATACAGCGCGCCGATGGCCAGTCCGCGCCCCGAGGTGGACACTTCTTCCGGGGGGGTTCGGCTCAATGTGCGCCAGCGGAAGCCCGGACCTTCGTCCTGGATCCGCA from Candidatus Hydrogenedentota bacterium carries:
- a CDS encoding STAS domain-containing protein, producing MSVCEILREGPRARVVLDGKLTATEVPELQAAIKGEVAAGASEFVVDMAATTHIDSTGIGLLIATHNSLGAVQGTLQIVNAGPDIYGLLRSMRLVDRLRVTAAGETKNG
- a CDS encoding purine-binding chemotaxis protein CheW, producing the protein MEYDGENGDGMLITGFSVSDASFGVDARLVLEVVKVGELTHVHGAPRDVVGIRNLRGRIVTVIDMAAHLGLGSVAIGPDSRLLIMENQGESFGFLVEAVTDALSIEEQGLSAPPASLDPVLRGRLLGVWRENDRLTAVLDPATLFRWEESPV
- a CDS encoding methyl-accepting chemotaxis protein: MKLAYRSLLMIAVATFPLIIALLYFMVTGINKDIAFARQELLGNAYQRALEGVLEPVLKLSLARVHGEKSARIAGDIDGAFTNLIAVDGELGEALDFTPEGLAQRKRQHASAAAVAAKWDQIKGAGDGMTPEQLAGLVADLRTMITHAGDTSNLILDPDLDSYYLMDVTLIAMPQMQERIARIGVDMRALFEAVELTQEQRIALAVQAAMLREADIARILADMDTALNEDAGANGVSETLATNLPTALSGAVDPALALAEALEARADGRGDTSAEVFSELCEKALEQNFRGWDVAVAELDRLLEIRIASLRSSGLFALVILLIGVSAAIGLAVVISRGITRPIRNVAELLKDIAQGEGDLTRRLNLSSRDEIGELASHFDSFVEKLQGIVGKMASMTHAVASSASELSVVSEQTSHSVRLLSDRTATVAAAAEEASANTLSVAASMEEAATNLTSVAGATEQMSATVGEIASNAERARSISLDAAQQAATVSRMMQELGRAAQEIGKVTETITEISSQTNLLALNATIEAARAGAAGKGFAVVANEIKELARQTSQATEDIKGKIDGVQGASGTAIADIERITAVIAEVGNLVNGIAAAIEEQAVVTKDVAGNISQASAGVQEANERVGQTASVSRLMAEDIAGVSQVAVEIRAGGEQVQASASGLSEVAAELRALAGQFKV
- a CDS encoding chemotaxis response regulator protein-glutamate methylesterase; protein product: MELRVVVADDAILFRRVMEQVLGSLPGVEVVGLAQNGKIALQKVQELKPDLLTLDMEMPEMDGLAVLDALKGVPGAPAVIVVSALTLHGGRLTLQALQRGAFDFITKPDEAGAEKSRESLRQELTPRVKALSLRLGVRGILRGNTTTTPPSPPAPAIAAPVTAVPARGVPVTQKPEAVLIGVSTGGPNTLATLLPALPPTLGVPVLIVQHMPPLFTQSLAENLDAKCALRVREATHEEIAEPNTVYIAPGGRQMRLAPGPDGRKIIQITDDPPENNCRPAVDYLFRSAAMHFPGRSMAVILTGMGSDGTLGLRLLKRHGCHVIAQDESSSVVWGMPKAAVEAGVTDVVLPLDAIAGKITSLVRGGLP
- a CDS encoding methyl-accepting chemotaxis protein; the encoded protein is MLNLKNLTIKKKLLGSFGILVLVSLVLGGIAWYEGWENRSVLTEIADVRLPSITGLAEMERGRLTIDIVKEALGNSLTDPAGREEFHAAMKEAETRISAGRTLYEPLPQTVEEAAEWKKFVPAWDSWWKAHTDYIAAERKFAAFDVMNPALVQRDLEKFRGAHFKLQMDLLELIDGSATMEGGDDPTVCGLGKWLPEFSTTNADLAALVESIKPSHDKTHELVRQVKALATQGDAEGARSLLQGDLRTSIGETLAKFDGIIAKVDEANVLLADMAAAMEVVDSVSPAVETGMDELLRINFEVADAQADGARNRAEILEMVSLTALVLGVLIAIVLGLVVSRSVTLPITNAAVMLKDISEGEGDLTKRLITPNNDEIGEMAKYFNNFVEKLQGIVGQMANNAYAVAASATQLSAVSEQTAGNVQVLSNKTSTVAAAAEEASANTLSVAASMEEASINLSSVASATEEMSATIGEIASNSERARMISNEAGQQAASVSAMMQELGLAAQEIGKVTETITDISSQTNLLALNATIEAARAGAAGKGFAVVANEIKDLARQTALATEDIKAKIAGVQGSSGSAISDIEKITGVIGEVGHLVSGIAAAIEEQAVVTKDVAGNIAQASAGVQEANERVGQTASVSKMIAEDIAGVSGAAAEIRAGGEQVQSSAAGLSEAAAQLNALVGQFKV
- a CDS encoding chemotaxis protein CheW, which gives rise to MDDDLLKEFINECREHLVTIETDLLALEEGGADIDEPLVNKVFRAAHSIKGGSGFFGLNNVKELSHKAETVLDMIRSRKMAPNSEVTNILLAAFDKLRELINSTETSDQADIGDLLVALTGLASSYLPPDQKASLTSFVDLPAPCASGKITLPQIDVDRARAAGLYIYWVDCDLIHDIEEKGQTVLSVFNTLTVVGDVLDCAVDFDAVGNLDGVVGNRVPLRLVVATVLEPDMAGGLFDTIEESRIHLLLDPRAPIAPAVAAPAPIVHAAPEPEAAPVVAVPAPPAPVVAAAPAAPAPRGAEAASAQSGASDETLRINVTLLEALMNLAGELVLSRNQLRAAVSNNDQQMLSSADQRINQVTSELQDVIMQTRLQPIGNVFSKFPRVVRDLSRSLGKEIDLEILGKDVALDKTMLEGLSDPLTHMVRNAVDHGIEGAAERAAAGKKAAGTVRIDARHEAGQVVVEISDDGKGLHPDAIAESAMRKGLISAEKVQGMSSQDKQALIFLPGLSTAQVISDVSGRGVGMDVVKTNLDRLGGQVEIDSVPGKGSTFRIKLPLTLAIIPSLLVSLDEERFAIPQANIEELLRLRAEEVQERIEIVGDAEVLLLRERMIPLARLSEVIGTVPTYVDPVTERAEFDRRSRLADRRSPIYGERDDRPETSETPESLRPRSEKGRRRSRASALEIAVLNTGTLTFGLVVGSFHATEEVVVKPLGRRFKALREYSGATILGDGAVALILDASGIAAKADLASVSGTARATELQAEAESQRMQDVHSFLLFQNGPSESCALPLDVVQRIERIQHDQIERLGRHRTMQYRGGSLPLVSLSDAASFTSLDEMADPVVFVSSVHGREIGLMGTMPVDVIETRVNIDQSTHRQTGIAGSAIINGKTTFVADLHELIDVLHPEWGDQSRSTRAKSVAAAVERGETILLAEDSDFFRAQVKRYLEEDGLTVLDAPDGEAAWELLMENLDSVTLVVSDIEMPRLTGLGLATRIRSDARTAGLPIIAVSSLAGEEDAARGIAAGITEYQVKLDRETLLSRVHHFMTQQRKLKTK